Proteins encoded by one window of Enterococcus faecalis:
- a CDS encoding GntR family transcriptional regulator: MRTNTRYKEIYAAIKQDIEAGVYPINQKLPQGRLLAEKYQVSELTITKALHLLVQEGYVVRRRGSGSFVQDFQNRTITKFSPLTGTYSTYDGKVESVVLGFATEVPEPWVTEKLSITEEELVYKIIRLRIIEDVPSIIEYTWMPVALIPNLTMKELKVSIYQYISEQLHQKIQSARVSISGIRPSPLEKKYLNLTDNDFLMRAEQIAYLGNGHIFEYSIANHIPSEFTFETVLIAEK, translated from the coding sequence ATGCGGACAAATACACGTTATAAAGAAATTTATGCAGCTATAAAACAGGATATTGAAGCAGGTGTTTATCCAATTAATCAAAAGTTACCCCAAGGTCGTCTTCTTGCAGAAAAATATCAAGTCAGCGAACTAACCATTACAAAAGCCTTACATTTGCTTGTGCAAGAAGGTTATGTTGTCAGACGACGTGGCTCGGGCAGCTTTGTTCAAGACTTTCAAAATCGAACCATTACTAAATTTTCTCCGTTAACCGGCACTTACTCAACCTACGATGGAAAAGTTGAATCCGTGGTTTTAGGCTTTGCAACAGAAGTACCTGAGCCTTGGGTGACTGAAAAATTAAGTATTACAGAAGAAGAGTTAGTCTACAAAATTATTCGCTTACGGATTATCGAAGATGTGCCCTCAATTATTGAATACACTTGGATGCCCGTTGCTTTAATTCCGAACTTGACAATGAAAGAATTGAAAGTCTCCATTTATCAATATATTTCGGAACAATTGCATCAAAAAATTCAAAGTGCGCGGGTCAGCATTTCTGGGATCCGTCCTTCTCCGTTGGAAAAAAAATATTTAAACTTAACCGATAATGATTTCCTGATGCGTGCAGAACAAATTGCTTACCTAGGCAATGGACATATTTTTGAATACTCAATTGCGAATCATATTCCTAGTGAATTCACTTTTGAAACTGTCTTAATTGCAGAAAAATAG
- the efbA gene encoding fibronectin-binding protein EfbA — MSFDGVFTHSMVHELTETLVSGRISKIHQPYENEVVLVIRAKGKNHKLLLSAHPSYARIQLSTITYSNPETPPNFVMMLRKFLDGAILETIQQIENDRVIHFTFSKRDELGDLQNIVLIVELMGRHSTIVLVNQSSGKILDAIKHIGMSQNSYRSLLPGATYIEPPKPLGLNPLTASKEEVFALLSTAPELNGRYLQQHFQGLGKDTADELSARLLAQPNEKMAIWTEFWSSVTEAVVPTLTVTEKKEYFTPIPYQSLVGEQTTYPTLSELLDAFYSGKAEKDRVKQQGGELIRKIENELKRNQKKLKKLQQTLADTENAENYRRDGELLTTFMAQVPKGATEVELPNYYEENAPLRISLNPALSPNQNAQKYFQKYQKLKNAVRVVKTQIQQTQQEISYLESVVAQLEIATPMDIEVIREELIEQGYLKRKKNKKQKQPKKSQPDLFYATDSTPILVGKNNLQNDQLTLRTAKKTDYWLHAKDIPGSHVIIRDAHPSEETLTEAALLAAYFSKYRLSSQVPVDYVKVKHVHKPNGAKPGYVIYENQRTLYVTPTEKSIKKIQQNKDSAS, encoded by the coding sequence ATGTCATTTGATGGCGTATTTACTCATAGCATGGTTCATGAGTTGACAGAAACACTCGTAAGTGGCCGGATTTCAAAAATCCATCAGCCTTATGAAAACGAAGTCGTTTTAGTCATTCGTGCGAAAGGTAAAAACCATAAATTACTATTATCAGCACATCCTAGTTATGCGCGCATACAACTATCTACAATTACCTATAGCAATCCAGAAACACCTCCTAATTTTGTGATGATGTTACGAAAATTTCTGGACGGTGCCATTTTAGAAACGATTCAACAAATAGAAAATGACCGCGTGATTCACTTCACCTTTTCAAAAAGAGATGAACTAGGTGACTTACAAAATATTGTTTTGATTGTTGAATTAATGGGACGTCACAGTACAATCGTTTTAGTTAACCAATCTTCTGGAAAAATCTTAGATGCGATAAAACACATTGGAATGAGCCAAAATAGTTATCGTTCGTTGCTTCCTGGAGCAACTTATATTGAACCGCCAAAACCACTGGGACTTAATCCGCTCACGGCCTCAAAAGAAGAAGTCTTTGCGCTTCTTTCTACAGCTCCTGAATTAAACGGACGCTATTTACAACAGCATTTCCAAGGTCTAGGCAAAGATACAGCAGACGAATTAAGCGCCCGTTTACTTGCACAACCAAATGAAAAAATGGCCATCTGGACGGAATTTTGGTCCTCAGTCACTGAAGCTGTTGTACCGACATTAACAGTCACTGAAAAAAAAGAATATTTTACGCCCATTCCTTATCAATCATTAGTTGGTGAACAAACAACGTATCCGACACTCAGTGAATTACTAGATGCCTTTTATTCTGGTAAAGCAGAGAAAGACCGTGTCAAACAACAAGGCGGCGAACTAATTCGCAAAATTGAAAATGAATTAAAAAGAAATCAAAAGAAACTTAAAAAATTACAGCAAACCTTAGCCGATACAGAAAACGCTGAAAATTACCGTCGCGACGGAGAACTATTAACAACCTTCATGGCACAAGTCCCAAAAGGAGCCACCGAGGTGGAATTACCAAATTATTATGAAGAAAATGCACCGTTGCGTATCTCGCTAAATCCTGCACTTTCACCTAATCAAAATGCACAAAAATATTTTCAAAAATATCAAAAATTGAAAAATGCTGTCCGAGTTGTTAAGACACAAATTCAGCAAACGCAACAAGAAATTTCTTATTTAGAGTCAGTTGTGGCACAACTTGAAATTGCGACACCAATGGACATTGAAGTGATTCGTGAAGAACTGATTGAGCAAGGCTATTTAAAACGTAAAAAAAATAAAAAACAAAAACAGCCGAAAAAAAGCCAACCCGATCTTTTTTATGCCACAGATAGCACACCTATTCTCGTTGGAAAAAACAATTTGCAAAATGATCAATTGACTTTACGAACCGCTAAAAAAACTGATTATTGGCTCCATGCCAAAGATATTCCTGGATCTCATGTAATTATTCGTGACGCACATCCTAGCGAAGAAACCCTTACTGAAGCCGCACTTCTAGCAGCTTATTTTTCAAAATATCGACTTTCTTCACAAGTGCCTGTCGACTATGTCAAAGTAAAACATGTGCACAAACCCAATGGAGCAAAACCAGGTTATGTGATTTATGAAAACCAACGAACGTTATATGTGACGCCAACAGAAAAATCGATCAAAAAAATCCAGCAAAATAAGGATTCTGCTTCCTAA
- a CDS encoding DUF441 domain-containing protein, protein MESWLFLLLIALIAFVAKNQSLLIASVVVLALKALPNSAKIMSWLSDKGINLGVTIISITILVPIATGQIGLKDLIQSFKTPMGWLGIFCGILVAVLSSKGVGLINQSPEITVALVFGTILGVVFLKGIAAGPIIASGMMYVIITTFQAFQH, encoded by the coding sequence GTGGAGAGTTGGCTTTTTTTACTACTGATTGCCTTGATTGCGTTTGTTGCAAAAAATCAAAGTTTATTAATTGCGTCAGTTGTTGTGCTTGCTTTAAAAGCTTTACCAAATAGTGCGAAAATCATGTCGTGGTTGTCAGATAAAGGCATTAATTTAGGCGTCACAATTATTTCAATTACCATTTTAGTCCCGATTGCTACAGGACAAATTGGCTTAAAGGATTTAATCCAATCATTCAAAACACCGATGGGATGGCTGGGGATATTTTGTGGAATTCTGGTGGCTGTTTTATCCTCAAAAGGAGTAGGTTTAATTAATCAATCGCCTGAGATTACGGTGGCCTTAGTTTTTGGAACGATTCTTGGCGTCGTTTTTTTAAAAGGAATTGCAGCTGGTCCGATTATTGCATCGGGGATGATGTACGTAATCATTACTACCTTTCAAGCCTTTCAACACTAA
- a CDS encoding iron-sulfur cluster biosynthesis family protein, protein MSLTISEEVKQRLAPFLTETNTFLLVANDGSNPYSSAEGCCMIGDRFIIVPVDQAEAPYTETIANDSFHVYTSTYDQMFLTGHLQLVIHPNAGTITLKNESGILDSNVDIYQH, encoded by the coding sequence ATGTCTCTGACTATTTCTGAAGAAGTAAAACAACGTTTAGCCCCTTTCTTAACTGAAACGAACACCTTCTTGTTGGTAGCAAATGACGGCTCTAATCCTTATTCTTCCGCAGAAGGTTGTTGTATGATTGGCGATCGTTTCATTATCGTTCCTGTTGATCAAGCGGAAGCGCCTTATACCGAAACAATTGCTAATGATTCTTTTCACGTCTATACTTCGACGTATGACCAAATGTTTTTAACAGGGCATTTACAGCTAGTGATTCATCCGAATGCGGGAACCATTACTTTAAAAAATGAAAGTGGCATATTAGATAGTAATGTGGACATTTATCAACACTAA
- a CDS encoding glycoside hydrolase family 1 protein: MEHHQLKAFPQDFLWGSASAAYQVEGAWNEDGKGASVWDEFVRLPGKTFKETTGDLAVDHYHRFKEDVALMKQQGLKAYRFSIAWTRILPEGRGQVNQAGLKFYSDLIDELLAAGIEPMVTLYHWDLPAVLQKEYGGWESRKIIADFVAYAKILFDAFRGKVRYWISLNEQNVFTSLGYQLAVHPPGVTDNKRMYEANHIANLANAAVINAFHELEMPGKIGPSFAYTPVYSVDAHPANVLAAENAEDLLSHFWLDVYLWGEYPVAALNYLQEQGVAPTIKEGDLALLRSAKPDFLGINYYRTDTVAANPLDGVGIGKMNTTGEKGSETESGVPGLFKKVNNPYVERTNWDWAIDPQGLRIALRRLASRYQVPILITENGLGEYDTLTEDKQIHDTYRIDYLRSHIQAIQEAITDGVSVIGYCTWSYTDLLSWLNGYQKRYGFVYVDQDETQKGSLERIPKDSYYWYQKVIETNGLI; encoded by the coding sequence ATGGAACATCACCAACTAAAAGCATTTCCGCAAGATTTTTTATGGGGCTCTGCTTCGGCCGCTTATCAAGTAGAAGGTGCTTGGAATGAAGACGGCAAAGGCGCATCTGTTTGGGATGAATTTGTTCGGCTACCAGGAAAAACGTTCAAAGAGACAACTGGCGATTTAGCCGTCGATCATTATCATCGTTTTAAAGAAGATGTGGCTTTAATGAAACAACAAGGTTTAAAAGCATATCGTTTCTCGATTGCATGGACACGAATTTTACCTGAAGGGCGTGGTCAAGTAAATCAAGCGGGACTGAAATTTTATTCAGATTTAATTGATGAGTTATTAGCGGCAGGAATTGAACCAATGGTAACTTTATATCATTGGGATTTGCCAGCTGTTTTGCAAAAAGAATATGGTGGCTGGGAATCAAGAAAAATTATTGCTGATTTTGTGGCCTATGCGAAAATTTTATTTGACGCTTTCCGTGGCAAAGTTCGCTATTGGATTAGTTTAAACGAACAAAATGTGTTTACTTCGTTAGGTTATCAATTAGCCGTGCATCCTCCCGGCGTAACAGACAATAAACGGATGTATGAGGCCAATCATATTGCTAATTTAGCCAATGCAGCAGTGATTAATGCGTTTCATGAATTAGAAATGCCTGGCAAAATTGGCCCTAGCTTTGCTTATACGCCTGTTTATTCCGTTGATGCGCATCCTGCCAATGTTTTAGCGGCTGAAAATGCAGAAGATTTGCTGTCGCATTTTTGGTTAGATGTCTATCTTTGGGGAGAATACCCAGTTGCCGCATTAAATTACTTACAGGAGCAAGGTGTGGCCCCAACGATAAAAGAGGGCGATTTAGCGTTACTACGTTCAGCCAAACCTGATTTTCTAGGTATTAATTATTATCGGACGGATACGGTTGCTGCTAATCCATTAGATGGCGTCGGAATAGGGAAGATGAATACAACGGGTGAAAAGGGTTCTGAAACGGAATCTGGGGTACCGGGTTTATTTAAAAAAGTAAATAATCCATATGTTGAACGAACGAACTGGGATTGGGCCATTGACCCGCAAGGTTTGAGAATTGCCTTACGACGATTAGCTAGTCGCTATCAAGTGCCTATTTTAATTACTGAAAATGGGTTAGGCGAATATGATACCTTAACAGAAGATAAACAAATTCACGATACGTATCGCATTGATTATTTGCGAAGCCATATCCAAGCGATTCAAGAGGCGATTACGGATGGCGTTTCAGTTATTGGTTATTGTACATGGAGTTACACCGATTTACTGTCGTGGCTTAACGGCTATCAAAAGCGTTATGGTTTTGTCTATGTGGATCAAGATGAAACACAAAAAGGTTCCTTAGAAAGAATCCCGAAGGACAGTTATTATTGGTATCAAAAAGTCATTGAAACAAATGGACTTATCTAA
- a CDS encoding LacI family DNA-binding transcriptional regulator, with the protein MVGIKDIAKKAGVSISTVSYALNGSSKVTEETRTRIQAIAEELNYVPNMAARTLKRRQTNIIGVYLADYGGSFYGELLEGIKKGLALFDYEMIVCSGKKSHLFIPEKMVDGAIILDWTFPTKEIEKFAERGHSIVVLDRTTEHRNIRQVLLDNRGGATQAIEQFVNVGSKKVLLLSGPEKGYDSQERLAVSTRELTRFGIPYEIIQGDFTEPSGYAAAKKILSQPQTEPVDVFAFNDEMAIGVYKYVAETNYQMGKDIRIIGFDNSELGAFVQPRLATIAYSKHRWGMVAAEKIIHLMRGELAESEHIYTRFIEGESFPSE; encoded by the coding sequence ATGGTAGGAATTAAAGATATTGCAAAAAAAGCAGGCGTATCAATCTCGACCGTTTCTTACGCATTGAATGGTAGTTCAAAGGTAACTGAAGAAACACGAACGCGCATCCAAGCAATTGCTGAAGAGCTAAACTATGTTCCTAACATGGCCGCTCGCACATTAAAACGTCGTCAAACCAATATTATTGGTGTCTATTTGGCCGATTATGGCGGTAGTTTTTATGGTGAATTGTTGGAGGGAATTAAGAAAGGCTTAGCACTGTTTGATTATGAGATGATTGTCTGTAGCGGTAAAAAGTCACATCTTTTCATTCCTGAAAAAATGGTGGATGGGGCAATTATTTTAGATTGGACATTTCCAACAAAAGAAATTGAAAAGTTTGCTGAACGTGGCCATTCGATCGTTGTCCTTGATCGAACCACTGAACATAGGAATATCCGGCAAGTTCTCTTGGATAATCGTGGCGGTGCCACGCAGGCAATTGAGCAATTTGTCAATGTGGGTTCAAAAAAAGTTCTTCTGCTTTCTGGACCAGAAAAAGGTTATGATAGCCAAGAACGATTGGCTGTTAGTACACGAGAATTAACTCGTTTTGGGATACCTTATGAAATTATCCAAGGCGATTTTACCGAACCTTCTGGCTATGCGGCTGCTAAAAAAATTTTGAGTCAACCACAGACAGAACCAGTCGATGTTTTTGCTTTTAATGATGAAATGGCGATCGGTGTCTATAAATATGTTGCAGAAACAAATTACCAAATGGGGAAAGACATTCGGATTATTGGTTTTGATAATTCTGAACTAGGTGCGTTTGTGCAACCGCGATTAGCAACAATTGCCTATTCTAAACATCGATGGGGCATGGTGGCTGCAGAGAAAATTATTCATTTAATGCGGGGAGAACTTGCTGAGAGCGAACACATTTACACACGTTTTATAGAAGGAGAATCTTTTCCATCTGAATAA
- a CDS encoding DUF5067 domain-containing protein produces MSLLVLSTLLSACSTVSGSPASQSAPAPDEVLATSIGTYENRTLLVPDGRLALTALHKGKDYQGKPMFYVLFELTNTTEKTQNIQLMIQSFMEVSQTVHGKAQNLQYAVLTDSPFQDKLDRLADEINPGETIQGAYPYEFINENKPVHFKFRDRLLSLDEPIASEEITITEKSLVR; encoded by the coding sequence ATGAGCTTACTCGTTCTAAGTACCTTATTAAGTGCTTGTTCAACTGTAAGTGGCAGCCCAGCAAGTCAAAGTGCGCCCGCACCTGATGAAGTGTTGGCGACAAGTATTGGGACGTATGAAAATCGAACATTGTTGGTTCCAGATGGGCGTTTAGCCTTAACTGCCTTGCATAAAGGAAAAGATTATCAAGGCAAACCAATGTTTTATGTCCTGTTTGAATTAACCAATACAACCGAAAAAACACAAAATATTCAGCTAATGATTCAAAGTTTTATGGAAGTTAGTCAAACTGTCCACGGAAAAGCCCAAAATTTACAATATGCAGTCTTAACAGATTCACCTTTCCAAGACAAATTAGATCGTTTAGCAGATGAAATCAATCCTGGTGAAACAATCCAAGGCGCTTACCCGTATGAATTTATTAATGAGAACAAGCCGGTCCATTTTAAATTTAGAGATCGCCTTCTCAGTCTGGATGAACCCATTGCATCAGAAGAAATTACCATTACAGAAAAAAGTTTGGTCCGCTAG
- a CDS encoding oxidoreductase, whose translation MTVKMGFIGFGKSANRYHLPYVMIRETLEVKTIFDLHVNEKAAAPFKEKGVNFTTDLNELLTDPEIELITICTPAHTHYDLAKQAILAGKSVIVEKPFCDTLEHAEELFALGQEKGVVVMPYQNRRFDGDYLAMKQVVEQGFLGEINEVETHIDYYRPGSITEQGPKENGSFYGLGIHLMDRMIALFGRPDQVTYDIRNNEVSEAVDNYFDVDLHYGSKLKVKVKTNHSVASPYPRFIVHGSNGSFIKYGEDQQENDLKAGIMPDAPGFGEDSPMYYGEVTYRNGNGDWIKKQIKTPVGDYGRYYDAVYETLKNGAPQLVTKEQALTNIEILEAGFLNSSPSVYRLKEN comes from the coding sequence ATGACAGTAAAAATGGGGTTTATTGGATTTGGTAAAAGTGCCAACCGCTACCATTTACCTTACGTAATGATTCGAGAAACACTAGAAGTGAAAACGATTTTCGATTTACATGTTAATGAAAAAGCAGCAGCGCCCTTTAAAGAAAAAGGCGTAAATTTTACCACTGATCTTAATGAATTATTGACGGATCCAGAAATTGAATTGATCACAATCTGTACACCTGCGCATACACATTATGATTTAGCCAAACAAGCCATTTTAGCTGGTAAATCAGTGATTGTGGAAAAACCATTCTGTGATACGTTAGAACATGCAGAGGAATTATTTGCTTTAGGGCAAGAAAAAGGGGTAGTAGTGATGCCTTATCAAAATCGACGTTTCGACGGCGATTACCTAGCGATGAAGCAAGTAGTAGAGCAAGGCTTTTTAGGAGAAATCAATGAAGTGGAAACGCATATTGATTATTATCGACCAGGAAGTATCACGGAACAAGGACCTAAAGAAAATGGTTCGTTTTACGGACTAGGCATTCATTTAATGGATCGCATGATTGCTCTTTTCGGGCGTCCAGATCAAGTCACTTATGATATTCGTAATAATGAAGTGAGTGAGGCAGTCGATAATTATTTTGACGTTGATTTACATTATGGTTCAAAATTAAAAGTAAAAGTTAAAACGAATCATTCTGTCGCTAGTCCGTATCCACGTTTTATTGTTCATGGCAGCAATGGCTCGTTCATCAAATATGGCGAAGATCAACAAGAAAATGATTTAAAAGCCGGAATCATGCCGGATGCACCAGGCTTTGGAGAAGATTCACCAATGTATTATGGAGAAGTGACCTACCGTAATGGCAATGGCGACTGGATTAAAAAACAAATTAAAACGCCTGTAGGTGATTACGGTCGTTATTATGATGCCGTCTATGAAACGTTGAAAAATGGTGCACCGCAACTAGTAACTAAAGAGCAAGCATTAACTAACATCGAAATTTTAGAAGCAGGTTTTCTTAACTCAAGTCCAAGTGTTTATCGTTTGAAAGAAAACTAA